The DNA segment CTCACTCGGGTGCTTTGACGGGCGGTGTGTGCAAGGAGCAGGGACGTATTCACCGCGCCCTTCTGAGACGCGATTACTACCGAATCCAGCTTCATGCGGGCGAGTTTCAGCCCGCAATCCGAACTACGATCGAGTTTAGGAGATTAGCGCCTCCTCTCGGAGTGGCGTCCCACTGTCTCGACCATTGTAGCCCGCGTGTCGCCCAGCACATTCGGGGCATACTGACCTACCGTTGCCCGCTCCTTCCTCCGTGTTGGCCACGGCAGTCTCCCTAATGTACCCAGCTACCACAAGGGTACTGCTGGCAATTAAGGATGCGGGTCTCGCTCGTTGCCTGACTTAACAGGACGCCTCACGGTACGAGCTGACGGCGGCCATGCACCTCCTCTCAGTGGCTCCAGTAAGCTCATCACACTGACCTTCATCGCACACTGTCGGTGCTGGTGAGATGTCCGGCGTTGAGTCCAATTAAACCGCAGGCTCCTCCGGTTGTAGTGCTCCCCCGCCAATTCCTTTAAGTTTCATCCTTGCGGACGTACTTCCCAGGCGGCTCGCTTCTCGGCTTCCCTACGGCACAGCACTGGCTCGTAGCCAGTGCCACACCTAGCGAGCATCGTTTACAGCTAGGACTACCCGGGTATCTAATCCGGTTCGTGACCCTAGCTTTCGTCCCTCACTGTCGGATCCGTCTTCCCGAGGCGCTTTCGCCACCGGTGGTCCGGCCAGGATTACAGGATTTCACTCCTACCCCGGCCGTACCCCTCGGGTCTTCCGGTCCCAAGCCGACTGGTTTCCGCCGGACGTCCGCTCGTTGAGCGAGCGGATTTCCCGACGGACCTGTTCGGCCAGCTACGGACGCTTTAGGCCCAATAATATTGGCCATCACTCGAGCTGCCGGTATTACCGCGGCGGCTGGCACCGGTCTTGCCCAGCTCTTATTCCTGTACCACCTTACGGTACAGAAAAGCGAGGACTGTATGCCCTCGCACTTGGAGTCCCCTTATCGCACGTTCGTGCAGTGTAAAGGTTTCGCGCCTGCTGCGCCCCGTAGGGCCCGGTATCTTGTCTCAGATACCGTCTCCGGGCTCTTGCTCTCACAACCCGTACCGATTATCGGCACGGTGGGCCGTTACCCCACCGTCTACCTAATCGGCCGCAGCCACATCCTATGGCGCCGGAGCGTTTCGTGCTCTCTCCAGTTCCAGGATGAGAGCGGTATTCGGTATTAGCCTCAGTTTCCCGAGGTTATTCCGATCCATAGGGTAGTTTGGCCACGTGTTACGGAGCTATTCGCCACGGGTCTGAACCCGTGCGACTAGCATGGCTAAATCGGACTCCAATAGCAATGGCCTCCGGCAGGATCAACCGGAATGCTCCTGAGCACGAGGCTCAGGAAATAGGCGGGCACACCACGTGACGTGGTGTACACATTGCATGGTCCGTAGTTCGGTGATCAGATCGTGGACCGATCGGATGTCACCGAACTACCAAGGCTAACATCAGATCCCATCTGTACGGCGGACCGCAGGGGTGGAATCCTCATTTCCTTCGGACCTGATTGTTGGCGAGGAGGGTGTATAAACCCTTCGAAGCCCGGTCGGCTTCGAGGTCGTGCCCCCATGCCATCAGGTCCGCGACTGCGAGACGCGGTGAGCGTCCCGCGATCACTGTGTTTCTTTCTCCGCATCACATCCGAGTGCCCTTAACCACTTAAGGGCGTCGGATGCAGGTCGTCGCCGGAATCGCGTCCCGGCGTGGCCTCCTGCGGATCTGGCAGTAGGACGGGATCGAGGATAAACCCATCGATCCCGTTGAGGATCGCGGGCCTCGTCCAGTCCCATTCCGTCTTGCTTCGCATCACATCCGAGTGCCCTTAACCACTTAAGGGCGTCGGATGCAGGTCGTCGCCGGAATCGCGTCCCGGCGCCGCCTTCGTTGCGTATGATCCGAACGCCCTGATACTGATAAGGGCGTCGGACTCGGAGCGATTTCCGACGGAGTCGGAAACCGTCCCGCCGGGAGTCGCCCCGGCCATCGTTCGCATTCATTCCGATGGCAGGGGAACTGATAAGCACGTCGTTCCATCGACGCTTCGTCCATCGATATCACGGAACTCCGTCGCGCGTGTCGCGCGGGTGGAGGTCGAGGAGTCATCCCCGGCGTGGTGCCGACGGTCGCCTCGAGTGATCCCGCGCACGTGCCCGTGCGCTCGCGAAGACGGTAACTATGTCGAAGTACGCTGTCGCTGCCGGAGCCCCTACCCCACGGCGCGTTCGGCTACTCGTCGAGGTGTTCGATTCCCTGTTTCGAGACGTTGGCCTCGGTGATGTCGTCCGGCATCCAGTCAGGGCTGTCGTCGGGAGCCGTCTCCCGCCACGCCCAGCCCTCGTAGATGTGGACCTTGTCGGTCCCCTTCTCGCGCAGCTGGATCGTCGTTCGATCCGCCGACTCCTCGCTGGACGCGGGTTCGAGCCGCCGTGCGGCCTTCAGGGCGGCCTGTCGGGGGGTGTTACCCGAGAAGACGCTCTCCTCGTCGCCGCTGTCCTCGCGCAGTGCAAAGTTGCGTTTACCGTCTTCACGTACCATGGATTGACTCCGTGTCAGTGGAACACATCCCACATTATAAATATATCCCCCGAAACCGGCCGACTGCATACGGATCGGCGGTCGGGAGAGCACGCGATCGAGGGATCGCGCCGGTCGGTGGGGAGAAAACACTTATGTATGGCGTAGGGAAAACCAAGCGGTAGAGCATCTCGATGGTCCGGAAAAAGAAGCTGAGCCCGAGTGGTGCCAAGGACGACCAGGGCCAGTACCACAACGTACACCTCAATCTTCACGAGGACGAGCTAGCCGTCGCGGGGATGGACATCGGCGACGAGGTGTTCGTCCGGGTCCGCGAGGACAAGATCATCATCCAGAAGGCCGACAAGGACGAGGTCGAACACGATTTCTGAGGCCGGTACCGCCGGGATTCGACAGGAATGACCTTCTATGAGCGTCTCCGGCCGGCACTGTTTCGTCTCCCGGCCGAGACCGCACACTCGATCGCACAGACGGCGCTCTCGGTCGGCCAGCGGGACGTGGTCGCGAACCGACTCGAGAAGCGGTATCGAGTCGAGGACGACCGGCTCTCGGTCGACGTCCTCGACCGGCGGTTTCCCAACCCGGTCGGGGTCGCCGCCGGCTTCGACAAGAACGGTCGGTTCCCGCTCGCGCTGGCGGCGCTGGGCTTCGGCCACGTCGAGATCGGCGGCGTCACGGCCGATCCCCAGTCGGGCAACCCACGCCCCCGAATGTTCCGGCTGCCCGAGGACGAGGCGATCGTCAACCGAATGGGATTCAACAACGACGGGGCCGACCGGATCGGCAGTCGGCTCGCGAACGAACCCCTACCCGACGTCCCGATCGGGATCAACATCGGCAAATCGAAGGCAACGCCGCCGGAGCGTGCACCCGAGGACTACCGCTACACCTACCGGCGCGTCGCCGACCACGGCGACTTCTTCGTCGTCAACGTCTCGAGCCCCAACACGCCGGGGCTTCGCGATCTCCAGGGCGAAACGCGACTTCGGGGGATTCTGACGACACTCCAAGCCGCCGGTGCGAGTCCGCTACTGGTGAAGCTCTCACCGGATCTCGCGCCGGAGGCGATCGAGGACGCGATCGGCGTCGTCGAGGAGCTCGGACTCGACGGGGTCGTCGCGACCAACACGACCACCGACCGGCCGGAGACGCTGCGCGGTCGTCATCGCGACGAGGAGGGCGGGCTATCGGGTCGACCGATCGAGGCACGCTCGACCGGGACGATACGGTTCATCGCCGAGCGAACGGAGGTTCCGATCGTCGGCGTCGGCGGCGTCTTCGACGCGGCGGACGCCTACCGGAAGATCCGGGCAGGCGCGAGCCTGGTCCAGCTCTACACGGGGCTGGTCTACCGCGGGCCCTCGATCGCCCACGAGATCAACGAGGGACTGCTCGCGCTGTTGGAGCGCGACGGGTTCGACGCCGTGGAGGACGCCGTGGGTGCCGATCTCGACTGACTACCGTTCGGACTCGAGTTCGAAGTCGAGCTCCTCGAGCAGCGTCTCGGCCTCGGCGCGCTTCTCCTGGTGTTCCTCGAGGAACTCGCGCATGAGCCGGGCGGCCTGCTCCTTACAGTCGCCACAGAGGCGCTCACCGCCGACGCACTCGTCGTAGACCTCCTTTGCGAACCCGTCGTCGTCGCCCGCGAGCAGGTAGGCGTAGAGCTCGTAGACCGGACACTTGTCGGCCTCGCCGCCGAGCTCGCGCTGGAGCTCCGCGGTCTCTCGACCGGCCGTCGTCGCGGAGTTGACCTTATCGTAGCCCGTCTCGGGATCGTCGAGCAGGCTGATGTGGCTCGCGGGGATCGAGGAGGACATCTTCCCGCCGGTGAGCCCGGTCATGAAGCGGTGGTAGATCGACGAGGGCGCGCGGAAGCCGTAGCCGCCGTGGGCGAGTTCGACCTCGCGAGCGAGCTCCTCGGCCTCCTCCCGGGAGAGCTCGAAGCTGTCGATGTGGGCATCGTAGACGCGCTTCTCGCCCTCGACGGCCTCGATGAGCGCCTCGAACGCCTCGTCGGTCGCGTTACGATCCAGAAACCGGGTTCGGGGACGAAGCGGCTCCTTGCCGGCGGCGTGGAGCTTCTCGAGGGCTCCCTCGAGCGCGTCAACCGGATCGTCGACGTCCGCCTCCTCCAACCACTCGGCGGCGTTCACGCAGCGTACCGTCCCGTCCTCGACTTCCCCGTCGAGCGTCTCGTAGGCCCGACCGAGCAGGGCACGCTCGGCCGGCGTCGCCTCGAAGCTCGCGTACGCCTGGGTGACGCCGAAGTATCGCGTCCTGGCCGCGAGGTCGCGCGCGAACCGGACGTGGGGGTCCTGGTCCGGCCCCACCGGGATGACGGTCGGCTTCGGCTCGTCGATCTGGGGGTAGAGGATGTCGGCCATCTGCGTTACGACCGACTGCATGTGCGAGACGTCGGTCTCGCCGTCGAAGCCGTAGATCGCCTGGAGCTCGGAGAAGTTGGCCTCCGCACCGAGTTCGAACGCGAGGTCCTGCACGTCGCGGTTCGCCGACTGACGGTAGAGCTCGCCCTCGTCGGGATCGAACCCGAGCGCGAGCAGGCTCAGGAGGTAGTCGCGCGCGTGTTCGTCGATCTCGTCCCACGAGAGGCCGCGGGCGCTGTGGGCCTCGAGGTCGGCGATCAGTCCGTAGGCGTCCCCGCCGCGCTCCTGGTGCCAGATCAGCTCGTCGAAGACGAGCTTGTGGCCGATATGGGGGTCGCCAGTGGGCATGAATCCCGAGAGCGCGGCGAACGGCTCGTCCTCGCACATCGCCTCGAGGACGGGCCGGTAGTCGCGGTGGCCGAAGATCACGCCGCGGCGCATCAGGTAGTGCGGGCTCGGCACCTCGGGCAGGACCTCGTCGAACTCCTCGATGCCGAACTGTTCGAAGAGCTTCCGGTAGTCGGAGATGGCCGAGGAGCCCCACGGGTCGAGCGCGACGTCGTCACTAGCCGCGCCGCCGTCGGGAAGCACGCTCTTGGCACGTGCGTCTGATCGTCGATCGTCGTCCGGTTCCGCCGTTCCGGGGGCATCCGTATCGCGTGTCATTGTCAGATCGACCCGCAGAGAACCCAGGTCTACCTCACGGTCGGCCGGGACGGCGCAAAAAGGGTTCGCTTACCCCACCGTCCATCGGACGGCGGAGGTGCGTAGCCGGGCTACGGCGTGATCCGTCCGACCGTGAACCACTCGATCGCGTCGCCGGCGAGCGCGAACGTCATCTCCTTTCGGACGCCGTGGGCGAGGCGAACGTCGAGCGCGAGATCCCGCGGTGAGAAGACGTGATCAGACGGGAGCACGCGAACGAGGCGTTCGGAATGGCCCAGCTCGTCGACCGACTCGACGTCGCCGTAGACGCGGAAGTCGGCGCCGAACTTGAAGCCGGTCTTGGGGACGGTCCCGCGCTCGCGAAGGTCGGCGTAGACGGCGAGCCGACGGTCAAAGCGCGCGCCCTCGACCGTCCGGCCTCGATCGAGCACCGCCCCGTCGACGTCGAGGGTGCCGCGGCGCGCGAGGTAGGCCGCCTCGACCAGCGAGAGCTGAACGATGCCCCGGTCGCTCCGTCTGCCCGCGAGCGGCTGGCCGTAGAAACACTCGCCGAACAGGCGCTCGGGGGCGTCCCAGACGATCACCCGGTCGGCGATCAGCTCCCCCTCGATCGTCCCGTCCCCGAGCGTCGCCGAGTCGCCCTCGATCCCCGGACGCTCGACCTCGAAGTAGGTCACCTCGCTCTCCTCGTCGACGACGGCCAGAACCCCGGTCTCGAGCGCAGCCGCGCGAACGTCGGCGCGCTCGCCGACGACGCGAACCGTCGAGTACGGCTCGTCGTCCCAGGGACCCGAGCCACGTTCGTAGACCGCGAAGTCGGCGGCCGCGGGCGGGTCGTCGACCCAGTCCTCGCGCGCGGGCGAGAGATAGAACCCCCGTTCGCGGAGGTCGGCATAGACGAGGAAACGGACGGCGAAGCCCGGGTCCTCGATCCCGGTGACGAACGCCGCGAACTCCCGTTCCGTGCCGTCGACCTCGACGGCACCGAGATCCCCCCGATGGAGCAGGTGGGCGGCCTCGACCGGCGAGAGGAGGAGGTCGTTCCCCTCGAGCGGCCGGCCGTAGCCCCGCGAGTCGTAGTAGCGCTGGCGGGCGTCGCCGCCGACGCGGACGTCGCCGTCGACGAGTCTACCCCGTGGTCCATCCATGTCCGGGGGTTCGGCCCGCGGGCCAAAGGCTCACCGGTCGACCGCGCTGCAGGTCGCGTCGAGACAACGCCGCCCTCGCGGCGTCTCGAAGATCGGCAGTCCGCAGGGACAGTCGCCGTCGACGACGCCGTCCGGAACCACGTAACCGATCTCACAGTCGGGGTAGCTCTCGCAGCCGGCGAGCAGCCCGCCGCGACGGATGATCCGGAGGACGCCGCCGCAGTCCGGACAGTCCCACGCGCCGTCGAAGCGATCGCGGACGGCGTCGTCGAGCGACTCACAGGCACGATCGAGACAGAGCTCGAACGTCTCGCCCCGGGAGACGGCCATTCGCGGCAGACCGCACTCACAGCTCTCCTCGAGCACGCTCGCGCCGTCGGGCAGACCGTACTCCGCCGTGCAGCCGGGACACGAGACGCGACCGCCGGCCCGGACGAGCACGCGCGAACAATCGGGACAGTCCCCCACCGGAATCCCCGCCCTCGAACCGGGATAGCGCCCGAAGCCGTAGGCACTCTTCGACTCGACCCGCAGGGTTCGGTCGCCGGCGGTCGCGGTGACGGAGAAGCCCCCGTTGCTGGCGTGGGAGACGGTGTCGGCGCGGGTGAGCCACGCGACGGGCTGGTAGCCGTCGACGTCGTGGACGAGCACGGTGTTGTCGGGTTTGATCAGGACGACCACCTCGCCGCGGTGGGCCACCTCGTCGGCCTGGACGCGACAGTCGCCGGCGAGAACGTGGATGGCATCGGGTTCCGTCATGGCCCGGGTTGGCTCCGCCATCGGCGATAAACCTCCGTCCGTTGCAGTCGAAAGCGGGGGGAGTTTACCGGACGCGCTCGACCGACCGGTATGGACTGCGTGCTGTTCGATATGGACGGCGTGATGGTCGACTCGGAGGACTACTGGACCGAACTCCAACGCGAGGAGATCCTCCCGCAGACCGTCCCCGGCGAGGACGTCGAGGTCGAGGAGGTCACCGGGATGAACTACCGCGAGATCTACGACTACCTCGATGAGGAGTACGGGACCGCGCTCACGCGCGAGGAGTTCGTCGGGATCTTTGAGGACACCGCCGAGGAGCTCTACGGCGAGCGCGTCTCTCTGCTCGAGGGCCTTCACGAGCTGCTCGAGGAGCTCCACGAGCGGGACGTCCGGACCGCGCTCGTCTCCTCCTCGCCCCACGACTGGATCGACATCGTGCTCGAGCGCTTCGACCTCGAAGGGGAGTTCGACGCGGTGGTGAGCGCCGAGGACATCGACGGGCCCGGGAAGCCAGAGCCCGCCATCTTCGAGCACGCGGCCGGCGAGCTGGGCGTCTCGGCGGATCGGTGCGTCGCGGTCGAGGACTCGGAGAACGGCGTCGAGGCGGCCGCCCGGGCGGGGACGACCGTCGTCGCCTACCGGATCGACGCCCACGGCGACATCGACCTCTCGCCGGCGGACGCCGTCGCTGACGATCCGGACGAGTTGCGCGAGGCGATACTGGCGCGGACCGAGTAGTCGACGTTCGGCCGTCGCTTACACGACGCGGACCGATCGACTCTCGGAGACGGGCGCGATCGGCAGGTCGGGAAAGGCCACCTCGACCGTATAGGTGAGGTCGTCGTCGGCACCGAAAACCCCCACTGGAACGGTCGTCGAACCGAGATAGGCGGTGGTCGCGGTCATCTCGACGTCTCCATTGACGACGACGCGGATCGCCGCGCGCCCCCCGCCCTCGGTCGAGGCGACGCCCACTTCACGGAGCTCGTTCTCGCCGCGGGCGATCTCCTCGGGAAACGCCC comes from the Halalkalicoccus sp. CG83 genome and includes:
- a CDS encoding HAD family hydrolase, yielding MDCVLFDMDGVMVDSEDYWTELQREEILPQTVPGEDVEVEEVTGMNYREIYDYLDEEYGTALTREEFVGIFEDTAEELYGERVSLLEGLHELLEELHERDVRTALVSSSPHDWIDIVLERFDLEGEFDAVVSAEDIDGPGKPEPAIFEHAAGELGVSADRCVAVEDSENGVEAAARAGTTVVAYRIDAHGDIDLSPADAVADDPDELREAILARTE
- a CDS encoding quinone-dependent dihydroorotate dehydrogenase; the protein is MTFYERLRPALFRLPAETAHSIAQTALSVGQRDVVANRLEKRYRVEDDRLSVDVLDRRFPNPVGVAAGFDKNGRFPLALAALGFGHVEIGGVTADPQSGNPRPRMFRLPEDEAIVNRMGFNNDGADRIGSRLANEPLPDVPIGINIGKSKATPPERAPEDYRYTYRRVADHGDFFVVNVSSPNTPGLRDLQGETRLRGILTTLQAAGASPLLVKLSPDLAPEAIEDAIGVVEELGLDGVVATNTTTDRPETLRGRHRDEEGGLSGRPIEARSTGTIRFIAERTEVPIVGVGGVFDAADAYRKIRAGASLVQLYTGLVYRGPSIAHEINEGLLALLERDGFDAVEDAVGADLD
- the endA gene encoding tRNA-intron lyase yields the protein MDGPRGRLVDGDVRVGGDARQRYYDSRGYGRPLEGNDLLLSPVEAAHLLHRGDLGAVEVDGTEREFAAFVTGIEDPGFAVRFLVYADLRERGFYLSPAREDWVDDPPAAADFAVYERGSGPWDDEPYSTVRVVGERADVRAAALETGVLAVVDEESEVTYFEVERPGIEGDSATLGDGTIEGELIADRVIVWDAPERLFGECFYGQPLAGRRSDRGIVQLSLVEAAYLARRGTLDVDGAVLDRGRTVEGARFDRRLAVYADLRERGTVPKTGFKFGADFRVYGDVESVDELGHSERLVRVLPSDHVFSPRDLALDVRLAHGVRKEMTFALAGDAIEWFTVGRITP
- a CDS encoding DUF91 domain-containing protein, which encodes MTEPDAIHVLAGDCRVQADEVAHRGEVVVLIKPDNTVLVHDVDGYQPVAWLTRADTVSHASNGGFSVTATAGDRTLRVESKSAYGFGRYPGSRAGIPVGDCPDCSRVLVRAGGRVSCPGCTAEYGLPDGASVLEESCECGLPRMAVSRGETFELCLDRACESLDDAVRDRFDGAWDCPDCGGVLRIIRRGGLLAGCESYPDCEIGYVVPDGVVDGDCPCGLPIFETPRGRRCLDATCSAVDR
- a CDS encoding tryptophan--tRNA ligase, encoding MTRDTDAPGTAEPDDDRRSDARAKSVLPDGGAASDDVALDPWGSSAISDYRKLFEQFGIEEFDEVLPEVPSPHYLMRRGVIFGHRDYRPVLEAMCEDEPFAALSGFMPTGDPHIGHKLVFDELIWHQERGGDAYGLIADLEAHSARGLSWDEIDEHARDYLLSLLALGFDPDEGELYRQSANRDVQDLAFELGAEANFSELQAIYGFDGETDVSHMQSVVTQMADILYPQIDEPKPTVIPVGPDQDPHVRFARDLAARTRYFGVTQAYASFEATPAERALLGRAYETLDGEVEDGTVRCVNAAEWLEEADVDDPVDALEGALEKLHAAGKEPLRPRTRFLDRNATDEAFEALIEAVEGEKRVYDAHIDSFELSREEAEELAREVELAHGGYGFRAPSSIYHRFMTGLTGGKMSSSIPASHISLLDDPETGYDKVNSATTAGRETAELQRELGGEADKCPVYELYAYLLAGDDDGFAKEVYDECVGGERLCGDCKEQAARLMREFLEEHQEKRAEAETLLEELDFELESER
- a CDS encoding non-histone chromosomal MC1 family protein, giving the protein MVREDGKRNFALREDSGDEESVFSGNTPRQAALKAARRLEPASSEESADRTTIQLREKGTDKVHIYEGWAWRETAPDDSPDWMPDDITEANVSKQGIEHLDE